From a region of the Streptomyces caniferus genome:
- the smpB gene encoding SsrA-binding protein SmpB, which translates to MAKDKGKDKTPGRKLVAQHKKARHDYLILDTYECGLVLTGTEVKSLRQGRASLVDGFIQIDRGEAWLHNVHIPEYAQGTWTNHSARRKRKLLMHRVEIDKLESKSQESGHTIVPLALYFKDGRAKVEIALAKGKKEYDKRQTLREQQDRRETDRAISAARRRQRA; encoded by the coding sequence ATGGCTAAGGACAAGGGCAAGGACAAGACTCCCGGGCGCAAGCTCGTGGCGCAGCACAAGAAGGCGCGGCACGACTACCTCATCCTGGACACCTACGAGTGCGGCCTGGTGCTGACCGGCACCGAGGTGAAGTCGCTGCGGCAGGGCCGGGCATCGCTGGTGGACGGCTTCATCCAGATCGACCGGGGCGAGGCCTGGCTGCACAACGTACACATCCCCGAATACGCCCAGGGCACCTGGACGAACCACAGCGCGCGGCGCAAGCGGAAGCTGCTGATGCACCGCGTGGAGATCGACAAGCTGGAGTCCAAGAGCCAGGAGTCGGGGCACACGATCGTGCCGCTGGCGCTCTATTTCAAGGACGGCCGGGCCAAGGTCGAGATCGCCCTGGCCAAGGGCAAGAAGGAGTACGACAAGCGGCAGACGCTCCGCGAGCAGCAGGACCGCCGGGAGACGGACCGGGCGATCTCCGCGGCGCGGCGCCGGCAGCGGGCCTGA
- a CDS encoding nitrate/nitrite transporter, with amino-acid sequence MTAAAADTRSDEPEDTPAGSRTEGRARRGGRWIEHWDPEDEGFWRETGERIARRNLAFSVLSEHIGFSIWSLWSVMVLFMGPEYGIDPAGKFFLVAMPTLVGGVLRVPYTFAVARFGGRNWTVLSATMLLVPTAVAAVVMEPGTSYTTFLLVAAVAGVGGGNFASSMTNINAFYPLRKKGWALGLNAGGGNIGVPVIQLLGLLVIGTAGAAHPRIVLAVYVPLIVLAAVLAALFMDNLAPVTNDTGAALDAAREPHTWVMSLLYIGTFGSFIGYSFAFGLVLQNQFARTPLQAASLTFIGPLLGSLVRPVGGRLADRFGGARITLGNFVAMGLATGVVIYASGTRSLPVFLVGFIALFVLTGLGNGSTYKMIPGIFQAQALRRGLVGEAAAVYGRRLSGAAMGLIGAVGALGGLAINLAFRQSFLVAGSGTPAFVSFLVWYVVCGAVTWGVYLRPAVRGRRRSQASDEADGSDGVEAAAVDGERGPVYAEV; translated from the coding sequence ATGACGGCCGCGGCAGCAGATACCCGCAGTGACGAACCCGAGGACACCCCTGCCGGCAGCCGTACCGAGGGCCGTGCGAGGAGGGGCGGCCGGTGGATCGAGCACTGGGACCCGGAGGACGAGGGCTTCTGGCGGGAGACGGGGGAGCGGATCGCGCGGCGGAACCTCGCCTTCTCGGTGCTCTCCGAGCACATCGGGTTCTCCATCTGGAGCCTGTGGTCGGTGATGGTGCTCTTCATGGGGCCGGAGTACGGGATCGATCCGGCCGGGAAGTTCTTCCTGGTGGCGATGCCGACGCTGGTGGGCGGGGTGCTGCGGGTGCCGTACACCTTCGCGGTGGCGCGGTTCGGCGGGCGCAACTGGACGGTGCTCAGCGCGACGATGCTGCTGGTGCCGACCGCGGTGGCGGCGGTGGTGATGGAGCCGGGCACCTCGTACACCACGTTCTTGCTGGTCGCGGCGGTGGCGGGGGTCGGCGGCGGGAACTTCGCCTCGTCGATGACCAACATCAACGCGTTCTATCCGCTGCGGAAGAAGGGGTGGGCGCTGGGGCTGAACGCGGGCGGCGGCAACATCGGGGTGCCGGTGATCCAGTTGCTGGGGCTGCTGGTGATCGGGACGGCGGGGGCCGCGCATCCGCGGATCGTGCTGGCCGTCTACGTGCCGCTGATCGTGCTCGCGGCGGTGCTCGCGGCGCTGTTCATGGACAACCTCGCGCCGGTGACCAACGACACCGGAGCGGCCCTCGACGCGGCCAGGGAGCCGCACACCTGGGTGATGTCGCTGCTGTACATCGGCACGTTCGGGTCGTTCATCGGCTACAGCTTCGCCTTCGGCCTGGTGCTGCAGAACCAGTTCGCGCGCACGCCCCTGCAGGCCGCGTCGCTGACGTTCATCGGGCCGCTGCTGGGTTCGCTGGTGCGGCCGGTCGGCGGGCGGCTGGCGGACCGGTTCGGCGGGGCGCGGATCACGCTGGGGAACTTCGTGGCGATGGGCCTGGCCACCGGAGTGGTGATCTACGCGTCGGGGACGCGGTCGCTGCCGGTGTTCCTCGTCGGGTTCATCGCGCTGTTCGTGCTGACGGGGCTCGGCAACGGCTCCACGTACAAGATGATCCCGGGGATCTTCCAGGCCCAGGCGCTGCGGCGGGGGCTCGTGGGGGAGGCGGCCGCGGTATACGGACGGCGGCTGTCGGGGGCGGCGATGGGGCTGATCGGGGCGGTGGGGGCGCTCGGCGGGCTCGCCATCAACCTGGCCTTCCGGCAGTCGTTCCTGGTGGCCGGGTCGGGCACGCCGGCGTTCGTGTCGTTCCTGGTCTGGTACGTGGTGTGCGGCGCGGTGACCTGGGGCGTCTACCTGCGTCCTGCGGTGCGCGGGCGGCGCCGTTCGCAGGCGTCGGACGAGGCGGACGGGTCGGACGGTGTGGAGGCGGCGGCCGTGGACGGGGAGCGGGGGCCGGTGTACGCGGAGGTGTGA
- a CDS encoding helix-turn-helix domain-containing protein: protein MEVIGAQLALFRINAGLTQRSLSERTTASEETIASIEQGRRALMPHLASEFDQLLRTGGALAAGVRKLPPKEKYPIWAEDFMAHEREALALSTYETVVVPGLLQTEEYARATFRCTVLPLGEEETEQRVAARTERQTVLRRKQPMCASFILFEAILLGRLGGGGVMRRQIQHLRECADQPGVSLQVLPLGRESHAGISGPFVILETPDHEQLAYTESHRGSQLIADPDEVSALVQKYGMLRMQALSDSETMGLLDRLLGER, encoded by the coding sequence ATGGAAGTCATCGGCGCACAGCTGGCGTTGTTCCGCATCAATGCGGGCCTCACCCAGCGCAGCCTCAGCGAGCGGACCACCGCCTCCGAGGAGACCATCGCCTCGATCGAGCAGGGCAGGCGGGCCCTGATGCCGCATCTGGCATCCGAGTTCGATCAACTTCTGCGCACGGGCGGCGCCCTGGCGGCAGGAGTGAGGAAGCTACCGCCGAAGGAGAAGTATCCGATCTGGGCGGAGGACTTCATGGCGCACGAGCGGGAGGCTCTCGCCCTCTCCACGTACGAAACCGTGGTCGTCCCAGGGCTGTTGCAGACCGAGGAGTACGCGCGAGCCACATTTCGCTGCACGGTGTTGCCGCTCGGAGAGGAGGAGACCGAACAGCGCGTGGCCGCCCGCACCGAGCGCCAGACGGTGCTGCGCCGCAAGCAGCCCATGTGTGCCAGCTTCATCCTCTTCGAGGCAATCCTGCTCGGCCGCCTAGGGGGTGGCGGCGTCATGCGTCGGCAGATCCAGCATTTGCGGGAATGCGCAGATCAGCCTGGTGTTTCGCTTCAAGTTCTCCCCTTGGGCCGCGAAAGTCACGCCGGGATCTCGGGCCCGTTCGTCATCCTCGAAACACCTGACCACGAGCAGTTGGCATACACCGAGTCGCACCGTGGCAGTCAACTGATTGCCGACCCTGATGAGGTCAGTGCGCTGGTTCAGAAGTATGGAATGCTGCGAATGCAGGCTCTCAGCGACTCCGAAACGATGGGCCTGCTGGACCGGCTGCTAGGAGAGCGATGA
- a CDS encoding MFS transporter yields the protein MGADQVLDGDGRASDRRGMILFLAARPVTSPRPVRPAPRRARFRPLAPYRRLFAVPGTRAFTAANLLARLPMGMLGVSAVLMIAGSRGSYALAGAVTATGLAATALAGPWTARMIDRHGQSRIAVPATALAVLGSLSLLLCVHYGAPDWALFASYAATATTPNTGGMSRARWAHLFRDDPAARHTADSFEQAADELCFLLGPVLATLLCTALAPEAGTAVAAVLLLTGVLLFAAQRRTEPPVVPAPATGRPRSPLRLPGLPPLLATFLATGAVFGSLEVVTIAFADAQGIRTAAGGLLALQAAGSCAAGLLYGLLRPAGHAGRRFLGCTAAMAALMLLPLLAAATGSWAALAAALLLAGMATAPTMVTGMGIVQALTPPGQRHEGLTLAVTALLGGIAAGSASGGWAVDHLGATGAAYGVPASAAALAAAVALLTARRGPSRPPVPVS from the coding sequence ATGGGTGCTGACCAGGTGTTGGACGGCGACGGCAGGGCCAGCGACCGTAGAGGCATGATCCTCTTCCTCGCCGCCCGGCCGGTCACCTCCCCCCGGCCCGTACGCCCGGCCCCGCGTCGTGCCCGCTTCCGTCCCCTCGCCCCCTACCGCCGGCTCTTCGCCGTCCCCGGTACGCGCGCCTTCACGGCCGCCAACCTGCTGGCCCGGCTGCCCATGGGGATGCTCGGCGTCAGCGCGGTGCTGATGATCGCCGGCTCACGCGGCTCCTACGCACTGGCCGGGGCGGTCACCGCGACCGGGCTGGCGGCAACGGCGCTGGCCGGGCCGTGGACCGCCCGGATGATCGACCGTCACGGCCAGTCCCGTATCGCGGTCCCGGCCACCGCGCTCGCCGTCCTCGGCTCGCTCTCGCTCCTCCTGTGCGTCCACTACGGCGCGCCCGACTGGGCGCTCTTCGCCTCGTACGCCGCCACCGCCACCACGCCCAACACCGGCGGGATGTCCCGCGCCCGCTGGGCGCACCTCTTCCGCGACGACCCGGCCGCACGGCACACCGCCGACTCCTTCGAACAGGCCGCGGACGAGCTGTGCTTCCTGCTCGGGCCGGTGCTCGCGACGCTGCTGTGCACCGCACTCGCCCCGGAGGCGGGTACGGCGGTGGCCGCGGTGCTGCTGCTGACCGGGGTGCTGCTCTTCGCGGCCCAGCGCCGCACCGAACCCCCCGTGGTGCCGGCCCCGGCCACCGGCCGGCCCCGCTCGCCCCTGCGCCTGCCGGGGCTGCCGCCGCTCCTGGCCACCTTCCTCGCCACCGGCGCGGTCTTCGGCTCCCTGGAGGTCGTGACGATCGCCTTCGCCGACGCGCAGGGCATACGGACCGCGGCGGGCGGACTCCTCGCCCTCCAGGCGGCGGGCTCCTGCGCGGCGGGGCTGCTCTACGGCCTGCTGCGGCCGGCCGGTCACGCCGGCCGGCGCTTCCTCGGCTGCACGGCCGCGATGGCCGCCCTGATGCTGCTCCCGCTGCTCGCGGCCGCGACGGGGAGCTGGGCCGCACTGGCCGCGGCGCTCCTCCTGGCCGGTATGGCGACCGCGCCGACCATGGTCACCGGCATGGGAATCGTCCAGGCGCTGACGCCGCCCGGGCAGCGGCACGAGGGCCTGACGCTCGCCGTGACCGCGCTGCTGGGCGGGATCGCGGCCGGATCGGCGAGCGGCGGCTGGGCGGTCGACCACCTGGGCGCGACGGGCGCGGCCTACGGGGTGCCCGCGTCGGCGGCCGCCCTCGCGGCGGCCGTCGCCCTGCTCACGGCACGCCGTGGCCCGAGCCGCCCGCCCGTGCCCGTCAGCTGA
- a CDS encoding DUF397 domain-containing protein, translating to MTHLTWFKSSYSGDEGGACLEVAYDWRKSSYSTEEGGNCLEVAYTWRKSSHSSEQGGNCVEVATHPTTIHVRDSKDPQGPHLDFSPGAWASFASYAAGTAAATTAP from the coding sequence ATGACCCACCTGACATGGTTCAAGTCGAGCTACAGCGGCGATGAGGGCGGCGCCTGCCTCGAAGTGGCGTACGACTGGCGCAAGTCCAGCTACAGCACCGAAGAGGGCGGCAACTGCCTCGAAGTCGCCTACACCTGGCGCAAGTCCAGCCACAGCAGCGAGCAAGGCGGCAACTGCGTAGAGGTGGCCACCCACCCCACCACCATCCACGTCCGCGACTCCAAGGACCCCCAGGGCCCGCACCTCGACTTCTCGCCGGGTGCCTGGGCCTCGTTCGCCTCGTACGCCGCGGGTACCGCTGCCGCCACAACGGCCCCGTAA
- a CDS encoding class I SAM-dependent methyltransferase, which produces MSRNALLTNRAGLTHKIGYAVRNPARIAPYVKRTARDTWLRLKHPDHVAYYRAVMASDAGRNPEAAVGSRSHERWLALGEMQFDYLTGHGLKPGHRMLDIGCGNLRAGWRFIAHLDCGNYYGIDISPDILISAKQTLTTYELQDKLPHLTITQNLTLDFLPSGHFDIVHAHSVFSHSPLGVIDECLAHVGRILAPGGFFDFTFDRTEGTEHQVLREDFYYRTETLLRLAQKHGLEARFMEDWETRPHGQSKIRVNNPA; this is translated from the coding sequence ATGTCGCGCAATGCCCTGCTCACGAACCGTGCCGGACTGACCCACAAGATCGGTTACGCGGTCCGCAACCCGGCCCGGATCGCCCCGTACGTCAAGCGCACCGCCCGCGACACGTGGCTCCGCCTCAAGCACCCCGACCATGTCGCGTACTACCGGGCGGTGATGGCCTCCGACGCCGGCCGCAATCCGGAGGCCGCGGTCGGCAGCCGCAGCCATGAACGGTGGCTGGCGCTGGGCGAGATGCAGTTCGACTACCTGACCGGACACGGCCTGAAGCCCGGCCACCGGATGCTGGACATCGGCTGCGGCAACCTGCGCGCCGGCTGGCGCTTCATCGCGCACCTGGACTGCGGCAACTACTACGGCATCGACATCTCGCCGGACATCCTGATATCCGCGAAGCAGACCCTGACGACCTACGAGCTCCAGGACAAGCTGCCGCACCTGACGATCACCCAGAACCTGACGCTGGACTTCCTGCCGTCCGGCCACTTCGACATCGTCCACGCGCACAGCGTCTTCTCGCACTCGCCCCTCGGCGTCATCGACGAATGCCTCGCCCACGTCGGCCGGATCCTGGCGCCCGGCGGCTTCTTCGACTTCACCTTCGACCGCACCGAGGGCACCGAACACCAGGTGCTGCGCGAGGACTTCTACTACCGGACCGAGACCCTGCTGCGCCTGGCCCAGAAGCACGGCCTGGAGGCGCGCTTCATGGAGGACTGGGAGACCCGGCCGCACGGCCAGTCCAAGATCCGGGTGAACAACCCGGCATAG
- a CDS encoding uroporphyrinogen-III synthase, with the protein MHDQQQEQDEREHTAPEPEATVRPLDGFTVGVTAARRAEELGALLERRGAQVTHAPALRIVPLPDDTELLAVTRDLIDRAPDVVVATTAIGFRGWVEAAEGWGLGEALLDRLAGVELLARGPKVRGAIRAAGLTEKWSPASESMAEVLDRLLEEGVSGRRVALQLHGEPLPGFVEALRAGGAEVVGVPVYRWMPPEDIGPVDRLLDAVASHSVDAVTFTSAPAAASLLRRAQERGIRAEVLAALRQEVLSVCVGPVTALPLQAEDIPTLQPERFRLGPLVQLLCRELPGRVRPLPVAGRQLEIRGHAVVVDGALRPVPPAGMALLRALARRPGWVVSRADLLRALPGAGRDEHAVETAMARLRGALGAPKLIQTVVKRGYRLSLDPHADTDKYSGE; encoded by the coding sequence ATGCACGATCAGCAGCAGGAGCAGGACGAGCGGGAGCACACGGCACCGGAACCGGAGGCGACCGTGCGGCCGCTGGACGGGTTCACCGTCGGGGTGACCGCGGCCCGGCGGGCGGAGGAGCTGGGCGCCCTGCTGGAGAGGCGCGGCGCGCAGGTGACGCATGCGCCCGCGCTGCGCATCGTCCCGCTGCCGGACGACACCGAACTGCTCGCGGTGACCCGGGACCTGATCGACCGGGCGCCCGACGTCGTCGTGGCCACCACCGCCATCGGCTTCCGCGGCTGGGTCGAGGCCGCGGAGGGCTGGGGGCTGGGCGAGGCGCTGCTGGACCGGCTGGCCGGGGTGGAGCTGCTGGCGCGCGGGCCCAAGGTGCGCGGTGCGATCCGGGCCGCCGGGCTGACCGAGAAGTGGTCGCCGGCCTCCGAGTCGATGGCCGAGGTGCTGGACCGGCTGCTGGAAGAGGGCGTCTCCGGGCGCCGGGTGGCCCTGCAACTGCACGGGGAGCCGCTGCCGGGCTTCGTCGAGGCGTTGCGGGCCGGGGGTGCGGAGGTGGTCGGTGTCCCCGTGTACCGGTGGATGCCGCCGGAGGACATCGGTCCGGTCGACCGGCTGCTGGACGCGGTGGCCTCGCACTCCGTGGACGCGGTGACCTTCACCAGCGCGCCGGCGGCCGCCTCGCTGCTGCGCCGGGCCCAGGAGCGCGGGATCCGTGCGGAGGTGCTGGCGGCGCTGCGGCAGGAGGTGCTGTCGGTGTGCGTGGGACCGGTGACCGCGCTGCCGCTCCAGGCGGAGGACATCCCCACGCTCCAGCCGGAGCGTTTCCGGCTCGGGCCGCTGGTGCAGTTGCTGTGCCGTGAACTCCCGGGCCGGGTGCGGCCGTTGCCGGTGGCCGGGCGGCAGCTGGAGATCCGCGGGCACGCCGTCGTGGTGGACGGTGCGCTGCGGCCGGTGCCGCCGGCCGGGATGGCGCTGCTGCGTGCGCTGGCGCGGCGCCCCGGCTGGGTGGTCTCCCGTGCGGACCTGTTGCGCGCGCTGCCGGGGGCGGGCCGGGACGAGCATGCGGTGGAGACCGCGATGGCCCGGCTGCGGGGGGCACTGGGCGCGCCGAAGCTGATCCAGACGGTCGTCAAGCGCGGCTACCGGCTGTCGCTCGACCCGCATGCGGACACGGACAAGTACAGCGGGGAGTAG
- a CDS encoding LysR family transcriptional regulator, translating to MPYDIDPRLLRAFLATAEELHFTRAAARLYVAQQALSRDIRRLEREVGAALFLRTTRQVALTADGTRLLPYARRVVSAHDELATAFRAAPERPLLVDVGVPIGTAHGVLEAARARVPDSCELVARFHSGLTGAAAEVAAGRLDVSFGRIAALPPALRAGLDHQPVRLEPMAVLLREDHPLAAHSAVALAELAGETLYAAAGNPQTAEWTDLAERLFAGRGIATAEPFPEIEGKQEFIRVVRKRGWSVLASVEFIEVPGMVLRPLVDPVPLSPVSLVWRRGLRHPGLDALRAAARELARRHAWLALPDSAWWLPEADAETMGVRG from the coding sequence ATGCCGTACGACATCGATCCGCGACTGCTGCGCGCCTTCCTCGCCACCGCCGAAGAGCTGCACTTCACCCGGGCCGCCGCCCGGCTGTACGTCGCCCAGCAGGCGCTCAGCCGCGACATCCGCCGCCTGGAGCGGGAGGTGGGCGCGGCCCTGTTCCTGCGGACCACCCGCCAGGTCGCCCTGACGGCGGACGGAACGCGGCTCCTGCCGTACGCGCGGCGGGTGGTGAGCGCGCACGACGAGCTGGCCACCGCCTTCCGGGCCGCCCCGGAGCGGCCGCTGCTGGTCGACGTGGGTGTCCCGATCGGTACCGCCCACGGGGTGCTGGAGGCGGCCAGGGCCCGGGTGCCGGACAGCTGTGAGCTGGTCGCCCGCTTCCACAGCGGGCTGACGGGCGCGGCGGCCGAGGTGGCGGCCGGACGGCTCGATGTCTCCTTCGGCCGGATCGCGGCGCTGCCGCCCGCCCTGCGCGCCGGCCTCGACCACCAGCCGGTACGCCTGGAGCCGATGGCGGTCCTGCTGCGCGAGGACCATCCGCTGGCCGCCCACTCCGCCGTCGCCCTCGCGGAGCTGGCCGGCGAGACGCTCTACGCGGCCGCCGGCAACCCGCAGACCGCGGAGTGGACGGACCTGGCCGAGCGGCTCTTCGCCGGGCGCGGTATCGCCACCGCCGAGCCGTTCCCGGAGATCGAGGGCAAGCAGGAGTTCATACGGGTGGTGCGCAAGCGGGGGTGGTCGGTGCTGGCGAGCGTGGAGTTCATCGAGGTGCCGGGGATGGTGCTGCGGCCGCTCGTCGATCCCGTACCGCTCTCGCCGGTGTCCCTGGTGTGGCGGCGGGGGCTGCGGCATCCGGGGCTGGACGCGCTGCGGGCCGCCGCCCGCGAACTGGCCCGTCGGCACGCCTGGTTGGCGCTCCCGGACAGTGCATGGTGGCTCCCGGAGGCGGACGCGGAGACGATGGGCGTACGCGGATGA
- a CDS encoding CGNR zinc finger domain-containing protein yields the protein MAAPCDLRFDCGRICLDLAATSGGDAPAERLTGPDQLRAWLVGAGLVPRGTPLDGVDGGWVGRFRALRELLRRVVHEELRGRAADADLALLNSAAASGQPPALCAVRTADGALAGALPVPPDCAGLLAVVARDAIGLLTDAVTREQLRECAGESCTLVYLDTSRGRRRRWCSSEVCGNRERVARHRRRTTVRRGQVGSPGQGMVSSGEKFSAEL from the coding sequence ATGGCGGCGCCTTGCGACCTGCGGTTCGACTGCGGGCGGATCTGCCTGGACCTCGCGGCCACGTCGGGCGGCGACGCCCCGGCCGAACGGCTCACCGGCCCCGACCAGTTGCGGGCCTGGCTGGTCGGAGCGGGGCTAGTGCCGCGCGGCACCCCGCTGGACGGTGTCGACGGCGGCTGGGTCGGCCGCTTCCGCGCCCTGCGCGAGCTGCTGCGCCGCGTGGTGCACGAGGAGCTGCGGGGCCGGGCGGCCGACGCCGATCTGGCGCTGCTGAACTCCGCGGCCGCGTCCGGGCAGCCGCCCGCCCTGTGCGCGGTCCGCACCGCCGACGGCGCGCTGGCCGGCGCGCTGCCCGTTCCGCCCGACTGCGCCGGGCTGCTGGCCGTCGTGGCCCGCGACGCGATCGGGCTGCTGACCGACGCGGTGACGCGGGAGCAGCTGCGGGAGTGCGCGGGCGAGAGCTGCACGCTGGTGTATCTGGACACCTCGCGCGGCCGGCGCCGCCGTTGGTGCTCCAGCGAGGTGTGCGGCAACCGGGAGCGGGTGGCCCGGCACCGGCGGCGGACGACGGTGCGCAGGGGGCAGGTCGGAAGCCCTGGTCAGGGCATGGTGAGCAGCGGAGAAAAATTTTCGGCCGAACTCTGA
- a CDS encoding DUF4232 domain-containing protein, which translates to MRRRSLLAVAAATLTLTAVTGLALTGCGSARMAALHANCTTKGLRWKLTVLKKKPHSAQREARLSIANKGAGPCVFHGFPAFEVHLGKGPESDAVGHGKPLPIDLGRGGTVTAALRYQDCPTSTPPNAAMVTNDLAVVSAPRDYPGRQAVVARDEKGKRLRMTLCADRIWMGPPREAAE; encoded by the coding sequence GTGCGACGGCGTTCACTTCTCGCGGTGGCGGCGGCCACGCTGACCTTGACCGCTGTGACGGGCCTGGCCCTGACCGGCTGCGGCTCGGCGCGGATGGCGGCGCTGCACGCCAACTGCACGACCAAGGGCCTGCGCTGGAAGCTCACCGTCCTGAAGAAGAAGCCGCACAGCGCGCAGCGCGAGGCCCGGCTCTCCATCGCCAACAAGGGCGCGGGCCCCTGTGTGTTCCACGGCTTCCCGGCCTTCGAGGTCCACCTCGGCAAGGGGCCCGAGTCGGATGCCGTAGGGCACGGCAAGCCCCTGCCGATAGACCTGGGGCGCGGCGGGACCGTCACGGCCGCCCTGCGCTACCAGGACTGCCCCACAAGCACCCCGCCGAACGCCGCCATGGTCACCAATGACCTCGCCGTGGTGTCCGCGCCGCGCGACTACCCCGGCAGGCAGGCGGTCGTGGCCCGGGACGAGAAGGGCAAGCGCCTGCGGATGACCCTCTGCGCGGACCGGATATGGATGGGCCCGCCGCGCGAGGCGGCCGAGTAG
- a CDS encoding WXG100 family type VII secretion target, giving the protein MGAGQAASSALDRINYTLDWSNPLAATLDEIIKGVLKQCGADDWFDWVTGDSALLEETAREWRSAARDLRGVVEDLVAERKAVQHAWQGDAAEGFTTTMTDFEQALLGEADDMDTVAELLEMAAAACAMAEQAMTELLVEIVEALMVTAATTAILSLLTAGAAAAIGPMAGAANVAYRAAKATRIAARLADKLADIAKRTQALAKLSRLRRYLRGLDRAKIKEWKGARRRIAGDLLHGNRPSGTDVAQFLAWKQGKKIAKGVLGVDPGGALTGAMIENGPALAEETVEYETRPEPKSFDARMDESPAQAERSVREAFG; this is encoded by the coding sequence ATGGGCGCGGGGCAGGCCGCGTCGAGCGCGCTCGACCGGATCAATTACACCCTGGACTGGAGCAATCCGCTCGCCGCGACCCTCGACGAGATCATCAAGGGCGTCCTGAAGCAGTGCGGCGCCGACGACTGGTTCGACTGGGTCACCGGCGACAGCGCATTGCTGGAGGAGACCGCCCGGGAGTGGCGGAGCGCGGCGCGAGATCTGCGCGGTGTGGTCGAGGACCTGGTGGCGGAGCGCAAGGCCGTGCAGCACGCGTGGCAGGGCGACGCCGCCGAGGGATTCACCACGACCATGACGGACTTCGAGCAGGCCCTGCTCGGTGAGGCCGACGACATGGACACGGTCGCCGAGCTGCTGGAGATGGCGGCCGCGGCCTGCGCCATGGCCGAGCAGGCCATGACCGAACTCCTCGTGGAGATCGTCGAGGCGCTGATGGTCACCGCCGCCACCACGGCGATCCTCTCGCTGCTGACGGCCGGTGCCGCCGCGGCGATCGGGCCGATGGCGGGTGCGGCGAATGTCGCCTACCGGGCCGCGAAGGCCACCCGGATCGCTGCCAGGCTCGCCGACAAGCTCGCCGACATCGCCAAGCGGACCCAGGCGCTGGCCAAGCTCTCCCGGCTCCGCCGGTATCTGCGCGGGCTGGACCGCGCGAAGATCAAGGAGTGGAAGGGTGCCCGGCGGCGGATCGCCGGCGACCTGCTGCACGGCAACCGGCCGTCGGGTACGGATGTCGCCCAGTTCCTCGCCTGGAAGCAGGGCAAGAAGATCGCCAAGGGTGTCCTCGGGGTCGACCCCGGGGGCGCTTTGACGGGTGCCATGATCGAGAACGGTCCGGCGCTCGCGGAAGAGACCGTGGAATACGAGACGCGCCCGGAGCCGAAGAGCTTCGACGCGCGCATGGACGAGTCACCGGCGCAGGCCGAGCGGTCGGTGCGGGAGGCCTTCGGGTGA